Proteins co-encoded in one Clostridia bacterium genomic window:
- a CDS encoding DUF1540 domain-containing protein: protein MENKTNTVKCGVTDCAFYSNSYCTANGINIGGKDAEKADSTCCKTFTPSGNMVNSCGCSVKGGETTIHCDAQKCTYNEDCHCMLSDIDVTCACAGCDCGTSDQTYCASFKN, encoded by the coding sequence ATGGAAAACAAAACAAACACAGTAAAATGCGGCGTAACCGACTGTGCTTTTTACAGCAACAGCTACTGCACAGCAAACGGCATCAACATTGGCGGTAAGGACGCAGAAAAAGCAGACAGTACCTGCTGTAAAACCTTCACCCCCTCAGGCAACATGGTCAATTCCTGCGGTTGTTCTGTAAAGGGTGGCGAAACCACCATCCACTGCGACGCACAAAAATGCACCTACAATGAAGACTGTCATTGCATGCTCTCGGACATTGATGTAACCTGTGCCTGCGCAGGCTGTGACTGCGGTACGTCCGATCAGACCTACTGTGCATCTTTCAAAAACTGA
- a CDS encoding pro-sigmaK processing inhibitor BofA family protein: MNQNPMEFFVAFVLGLILLFILIRLLYVPLRMALKLFINSIAGGALLLFLNLLLRLFGMSVGINAVTSAIAGVLGVPGIALLLFLQIILRA; the protein is encoded by the coding sequence ATGAACCAGAACCCGATGGAATTTTTTGTAGCTTTTGTATTAGGTCTTATTTTGCTGTTTATTTTAATCAGACTTTTGTATGTTCCCTTAAGAATGGCACTGAAACTGTTTATAAATTCCATAGCAGGCGGTGCTTTACTGCTTTTCCTGAACTTACTTTTAAGGCTTTTCGGAATGTCGGTGGGCATAAATGCCGTAACTTCCGCGATAGCAGGCGTTCTCGGGGTTCCGGGTATTGCGCTGCTTTTGTTTTTGCAAATCATTCTGCGCGCCTAA
- the glgB gene encoding 1,4-alpha-glucan branching protein GlgB, with product MRFWDEHRSDIELFYAGTSAKSYEFLGAHPVENGVHFAVFAPNAESVAVVGSFNAWDASKNPMQKDGGVWHAFVEGAGHGDSYKFSIQHGGQTFLKSDPYAFYSELRPDTASVIWKHEDFAWTDEEYFEEKQKVLFARSPVNIYEVHLGSFKQKEDGSYYTYRELAPMLTNYVLQMGYNYVEILPLCEHPLDASWGYQTTGYYSITSRYGTPEDFKYFVNELHSAGIGVILDWVPGHFCRDAHGLRYFDGTPVFEAENTVKADNPGWGTTNFDFSKHHVCSFLKSNADYLFSIYHIDGIRADAVANMLSFDFGKARCNELKNQYDGYENIEAICFLRDLNGYIRQAYPGRLMCAEDSSDRPGITQPTEIGGLGFTFKWNMGWMNDTLEYMKQDPLYRKGMHDKLTFPLFYAFNEHYILPLSHDEVVHGKCSMVEKMPGYREDKLAQLKTYYTYMYSTPGKKLMFMGNEFGHALEWRFYEGLEWNLLQFPEYAGVKAFVADLNHLYLKEAALWEQDTGWEGFGWSDAKDKEGSIFAYVRYGTRREDTVVVVLNFTPVYHEEFILGVPFFIEYREILNADGSLYGGQNRLNRGLLIPRAEARGDMPYSLKMKLPPFGAVLLKPYYPQEELNKPEG from the coding sequence ATGCGTTTTTGGGATGAACACAGATCGGACATTGAACTTTTTTATGCGGGGACCTCTGCGAAAAGCTATGAATTTTTAGGTGCTCACCCTGTCGAAAACGGCGTGCACTTTGCCGTTTTTGCTCCGAATGCGGAGTCTGTGGCGGTGGTGGGTTCTTTTAATGCCTGGGATGCATCCAAAAATCCCATGCAAAAGGACGGCGGTGTCTGGCATGCCTTTGTGGAGGGCGCAGGACATGGTGATTCCTATAAATTTTCCATTCAACATGGTGGACAGACCTTTTTAAAGAGTGATCCGTATGCCTTTTACAGTGAGCTTCGTCCGGATACGGCATCGGTTATCTGGAAGCACGAGGACTTTGCGTGGACCGACGAAGAATATTTTGAAGAAAAACAAAAGGTTTTGTTTGCGCGCAGTCCCGTAAATATTTATGAAGTGCACTTAGGCTCTTTTAAACAAAAAGAAGACGGAAGCTACTATACCTACAGAGAGCTTGCGCCTATGCTCACAAACTATGTTTTGCAGATGGGCTATAATTATGTTGAAATTCTGCCCCTTTGTGAGCATCCGTTAGATGCGTCCTGGGGTTATCAGACTACCGGCTATTATTCCATCACCTCCCGTTACGGCACGCCGGAGGATTTTAAATATTTTGTAAACGAATTACATTCTGCCGGCATCGGTGTGATTTTAGACTGGGTACCCGGTCACTTTTGCCGGGATGCACACGGTCTGCGGTATTTTGACGGCACGCCCGTTTTTGAAGCGGAAAACACCGTAAAGGCAGACAATCCCGGTTGGGGCACCACCAATTTTGATTTTTCCAAGCATCATGTTTGTTCATTTTTAAAATCCAATGCAGACTATCTGTTTTCCATCTATCACATTGACGGCATCCGTGCCGATGCGGTGGCAAACATGCTGTCCTTTGATTTCGGAAAGGCGCGCTGCAACGAGCTGAAAAATCAGTATGACGGCTACGAAAACATTGAAGCAATCTGCTTTTTGCGGGATTTAAACGGCTATATCCGTCAGGCGTATCCCGGTCGATTGATGTGTGCGGAGGATTCTTCGGACAGACCCGGTATCACACAGCCTACCGAAATCGGCGGTTTAGGGTTTACCTTTAAGTGGAACATGGGTTGGATGAATGATACCTTAGAATATATGAAGCAGGATCCGCTTTATCGAAAAGGTATGCACGATAAATTGACTTTTCCGTTATTTTATGCGTTTAACGAGCATTATATTCTTCCGTTGTCGCACGATGAGGTGGTGCACGGAAAGTGCTCTATGGTAGAAAAAATGCCGGGCTATCGGGAAGATAAGCTGGCACAGCTTAAGACCTACTACACTTACATGTATTCCACTCCGGGTAAAAAGCTGATGTTTATGGGTAACGAATTCGGACACGCACTGGAATGGCGTTTTTATGAGGGATTGGAATGGAATTTACTGCAATTCCCGGAATATGCAGGGGTTAAAGCCTTTGTGGCGGATTTGAATCATCTTTACTTAAAAGAAGCGGCACTCTGGGAGCAGGACACCGGTTGGGAAGGCTTTGGTTGGAGTGACGCAAAGGATAAAGAGGGAAGCATTTTTGCGTATGTCAGATACGGCACACGCAGAGAGGATACAGTGGTGGTTGTTTTGAATTTCACCCCCGTATATCATGAGGAATTTATCTTGGGCGTTCCGTTTTTTATTGAGTATCGGGAAATTCTGAATGCGGATGGTAGTCTTTACGGCGGTCAAAACCGTTTGAACCGTGGCCTGCTGATACCGAGGGCAGAGGCAAGAGGCGATATGCCCTATAGCCTTAAAATGAAGCTGCCGCCCTTTGGCGCGGTTTTGCTTAAGCCTTATTATCCGCAGGAAGAACTAAACAAGCCGGAGGGATAA
- a CDS encoding C_GCAxxG_C_C family protein: MNNRQEKALALHDKGYNCCQAVALAFLDCFDVDDKALYKLCEGFGFGMGNSDGVCGALSGAVMLAGLKNSDGNTDGGKTKRETYKISAAMYKAFAEKAGSVICRTLKGKNNQDVPLYSCNDCITTAVEIAQKILETE; encoded by the coding sequence ATGAACAACAGACAAGAAAAGGCGTTGGCTTTGCATGATAAAGGATATAACTGCTGTCAGGCGGTGGCACTGGCTTTTTTGGACTGCTTTGATGTGGACGATAAGGCTTTGTATAAGCTTTGTGAGGGCTTTGGCTTTGGAATGGGCAATAGCGATGGCGTTTGCGGTGCCCTTTCGGGCGCAGTTATGCTTGCGGGACTAAAAAACAGCGACGGAAATACAGATGGCGGAAAAACAAAGAGAGAGACATATAAAATTTCGGCTGCCATGTACAAGGCGTTTGCGGAAAAGGCAGGCAGTGTGATTTGCCGTACCTTAAAGGGAAAGAACAATCAGGATGTTCCGCTATATTCCTGTAACGATTGCATTACCACCGCTGTAGAAATTGCACAGAAGATATTAGAGACAGAATAA